GTATGTGGCGCGCGTGGCCATGGGCGCCGACGACCAGCAAACGCTGAAGGCGTTTATCGAGGCCGAGGCCTACGATGGCCCATCGCTGATCATCGCCTACAGCCACTGTATCGCGCACGGTATCGACATGCGCAAGGGCCTCGAGCAGCAGAAGCTGGGTGTGCAGAGCGGCCACTGGATGTTGTATCGCTACAACCCCGAGCTGGCCCAGCATGGCAAGAACCCGCTGGTGATCGAATCGAAGGCGCCTAGCATACCCCTTGAGCAATATGTATATAACGAGACGCGCTACCGCATGCTGCTGCAGAGCGATGAGCACCGCGCCGAAGAGTTGCTGACCGAGGCCAAGAAGGGTGTCAAGGCCCGCTGGGAGCACTACCAGGATCTGGCGGCCGAGCCGCACCACAATGGTAACGATAAGTAGCACCGGCCGTGGCAGGTTGGCAGGTTGAGCGCTTGGTACCCTGCCACCGGCTAGCCTGTTAGCCTGGCAGCCTGCCACCGGGCACACTCGAAGAGGAGCATGGTTATGTCCGACTATCTTCCCGATGCTATCGACCTGACCACCAGTTATATGGGTCTGTCGCTTAAGAACCCGCTGGTCGCCTCGGCCTCGCCGCTCTCGAAGAAGATCGACCTGGCGCGGCGGCTGGAGGATGCCGGCATAGCGGCGATTGTGATGTACTCGCTGTTCGAAGAGCAGATCACGCACGAGAGCCGCGAGCTCGATCACTACCTGACGCACGGCACCGAGCACTATGGCGAGGCGCTCAGCTATTTCCCCGACCTGGGGCACTACAATATTGGGCCCGAGCCATACCTCGATCTGCTGCACCGCCTCAAGCAGGCCGTCAGCATCCCGGTGATCGGCAGCCTGAACGGCGTCTCGACCGGCGGTTGGGTCGACTATGCGCTGCGCATGCAAGAGGCCGGCGCCGACGCGATCGAGCTGAACATCTACTACCTGCCAACCGACCCGGATATCACGAGCGCCGAGCTCGAAGAGAGCTATGTCGAGCTGGTGCGCACCGTGCGCGAGCGTGTGCATGTGCCGATCGCGCTCAAGCTTAGCCCGTTCTTCACCGCGCTGCCGAATATGGCCCGCCGCTTCGCCGATGCCGGCGCCGACGCGCTGGTGCTATTCAATCGCTTCTACCAGCCCGACTTCGACCTCGATCGGCTTGAGGTGGTGCCGAACCTGACGCTCAGCTCCTCGAATGATCTGCGCCTGCCGCTCAGCTGGATCGCTATGCTGTATGGCCGCGTGCCGGTCGATTTCGCGCTGACCGGTGGCGTGCATGATGCGATCGATGTGCTCAAGGCCATGATGGCCGGCGCAAATGTGGCCATGATGACCTCGGAGCTGCTGTCGCACGGCATCTACCGCGTGCGCGACATCCTGAACGATCTGCGTGCCTGGATGATCGAGCACGAGTATGAGTCGATCGAGCAAATGCGCGGCAGCATGAGCCAGCGCGCCGTTGCCGAGCCGGCCGCGTTCGAGCGTGCGAACTATATGAAGGTGCTCAACTCGTTCAATACACGCGTGACATAGCGGTTCCGAAACAAATCGCAGCCCCCGCTCCCACGCTGAGCGCGGGGGCTGGCGTATCGCTTTTGCCCGGTATGCCGGGCTGCACATGGGTACCCCTCCCTCGTACCCCCTCCCTTGCCAGGGTTCGGGGGCGGCAAAGCCGCCCCCGAAATTCTCTTTTGGTGTGCGATGCCTGGCTTTGCCAGGCATCGCACACCAACACGAACGTAATCAAACGGAGTTGGTATCATAGGATACCCCTCGCTCCCAATGTTGGGAGCGAGGGGCAGCGGGGTGCGGGCCGATCGCGCCCTGATGCGGCAGCAATAAAAACCTACCCCGCAAGCGGGTAGGTGCGTGAAGACAAACGCTTGACTCTAGGGTTCGTACGGCAGCACCACGCGGAATACGCTGCCCTGGCCTTCGACGCTCTCGACCTCGATCTGGCCGCTGTGTTGTGTCACAATATGCGCACTGATCGACAGGCCCAGGCCGGTGCCGTTGGGCTTGTTGGTGTAGAACGGCTCGAACAGGTGTACCCGGATATCGTCGGGGATGCCCACGCCGGTGTCCTGGATCTCGATCAATGCCACGTTCTGGCCGGCCACCGTGCGCACCGTGAGCGTGCCGCCGTTGGGCATGGCCTCGATCGCGTTGAGCACCAGGTTGAGAAACACCTGGCGTAGCTGGTCGGCGTTGCAGCGCACATTTGGCAGCGTGTGGTCGGGCGTGAAGATCATCTCGATCGACGACTCGCGCATGTTCAGCCCGGCCAGCGCCAGCGTATCCTCGAGCAGCTGGTTGATGTCGGCCGGTGCCAGGTCGCCGCGCGCCGGGCGATAGAAATCGCGCATGCGCTGGATGATCCCGGCGATGCGCGTCAGCTGCTCGCGCGCGATCGTCAGAAAATCCGAGCCGGCGCGCTGGTCGGCCAGCTCGTTTTCGAGCAAGTACAGGCAGTTGCGCGCGGCATACAGCGGGTTGTTGATCTCGTGGGCGATCGAGGCGGCCAGCTGGCCGACTGCGGCCAGGCGCGCGGCCTGCAAAATCGCCGCCTCGGCCGAGCTCAGCCGCTCGGTCAGCGCGCGCTGCTGCTCTTCCAGGCTGGCCAGCTGGTTCGAGAGTGTGGCGGCGCGCCGGGCGCTCCGCTCTTCGAGGATAGCGGCGGCAGCCAGGTTGGCCAGCCCTTCGAGGGTGGCGCGGGCCTCGGCCGCGAACTTTCCGGCGCCGGTTTTGCGCAGCAGCAGCAGCACGCCCACCGCCTGGTCGTGCGCCACCAGCGGGATGGCCAGCGCGCCGGTGGGCAGCGTGCGTAGGTCGAGCGCGCGCAAGAGCTGAAGCCGCTGCTCGTCGCTCATCTCGGGCGTCAGCGCCACGAACTCGTCGGCGGTGTTGGCTACATGAGCCTGGCGGGTGGTGAATGCTACGCCCAGCGCGCCAAGCGTGGCCGGCACATTCGTGGCCGGCAGCTGGCTGAAGCCCGAGCTGGCCCGCGGTGCCAGGCGGTTGCTCGATGACTCGTACAAATAGATCGCACCGCAGCTGGCCTCGGGCACCAGCGCCATGGCGTTGCTCATCGCACGCTGCAGCAGCGTGTCGAGCCCGCGTGTCGGTAGCAGCTCTTTGCTCAGCTCGAGCAGTGCGTTGAGGTGGGCGGTGCGGCGCTCGACGCGGCGCTCGAGCTGTTCAGCCGAGCGGGTGCGCTCGACCACGCGCCCAAGCTGGGTGCCGACATGGGTCATCACGTCGAGCAGCGCCGCGTCGGGCTCGGCCGCCTCTAGCGAGAAGAACTCGAGCACGGCGGCCACTTCGTCGCCAACCAGCACCGGGAAGGCGAAGCTGGCGTGAATGCCATTCTTGGTGGCCACCTCTGCGCGCAGAAAGGCCGGGTCGGCACCGGCATCGCCGCTCCAGACCGGCTTCTTCGACTCAAGCACGCGCCCGATCAACCCGACGCCCAGCGCGAACTCGAGCGCCTCGGATTGCTTGCGAAACGCCATGAAGCGATTTGGGTTCTCGAGATGCCAGATCCTGGTCGGCGTCAGCATGGTGCCTTGCGGGTCGGGTAGGTAGACATGCCCGATCGGCCAGCCGGTGTGTGTGCAGATCTGGTTGAGCGCCTGCTGAAGCGCCTCTTCGACCCCCGAAGCCTGGTTAGCGGTGACGGCAACCTCTTGCAACAGCTGCACGAACGCCGTTTGGCGCTGTAGCGCGGCCTCGGCGCCCTTGCGCTCGCTAATATCACGGATGACACTGGTCACCAGCAGGCCCTGTTCGGTTTCGAGTGGGCTGAGGCTAACCTCGGTGGGGAACTCGGTGCCGCTCTTGTGCCGGGCGATCAGCGTGTGGCCCAGGCCCATCGGGCGGGTGCGTGGATCGATGCTGTAGTTGTGGCGGTAGCGCGCATGCCGCTCGTGCAGCTGATCGGGCAGCAAGATCTCAACCGACTGGCCGAGCAACTCGTCGCGCTGGTAGCCAAATAAGATTTCGGCCTGGTGATTGACAATCACGATCCGGCCGTTGCCGTCGGCAATCACAATCGCGTCCGGCGCCGACTCTAGCAGGGTCTGGAATTGTGCTTCGGCATGGTTCTGTGGGTTCGACACAACGTCACTCACATAGAGCAGGTGGCTTGGGCGAAGATCGCGTTGGTCGAACATGGATGTCTCAGTCTAATGTCAGGCCGCGAGCCGCACCAAGCTGGGGATAGTTGGCCAAAGATATCCTAGCCGAGAAGCTATAACCCTTTGGTGAAGAGACCATAACAATCGGTGAAGAAGTGTTTCTTGCATGCCTGCAGCGCGCGAAAAGCACACGGCATACGAGCAAACGATATGGGGGTTGGCGGCCTGGCCGCCAACCCCCATATCGATCCGAGGAATGAGACAGCGCCTCACCTGAAGGTGTGCCGGCCCTGCTATAGTGACGGCTTGACTTGCGGGCTACTGGGCGGAGTATCAGTGTGCCTCCAGGCCCACGGTGTGCCTACCAGCGGCAGCAGGAAGCGGTCGGCGCCATACCAGCCGGCGACCTTCCAGGCCAGGATGAGCACGATTGCCAGGGTGAACAGCACCGCGTTAGTGCTGGCCGCGCCGGCCATAATGAAGTTCCAGTTCATCAATGCGCCAAAGAAGGCCGCGATGCCTACGAATGCGCCGGCGATCAGCGCGACGCCAATCAGCACCTCGCCGAACGCCACCAGCGGTGCGAACCAGGTATACCAGCCGCTGTCGAGCATGTACTGGATGAAGCCGCGGTACCAGTCGAATGCGATCGCTGGCCGGCCGCCCTCGGGAATCTTGACCGCATTGGCCCAGAACCCCTTGAGTGCCGCGCCGCCATCGATCCAGCCCTGGCCGGTGACCTTGTGGTAGCCGGCGTTGATCCACTGGTAGCCCAGGTAGATTCGAACGATCGCCCACAACCACGCAAACTTGGTGGTGCTGAACAACACATGTGCGATCGGCGGATCGGGGATGGTTACCTCTCCTTTGGCACTGACGAGATTAGCCTTCATGGGATTGCCTCCAATTACTTGCCCCAGCAGCTTGGCCGGGAGTTGTTCAGATGCTCGACGATGAGCAGCTTTCCTTGTGAAGAATTCTACCAGTTAGATTGGTCTAGTTTTGGTAAAAAGCCACTACCACAGGTTGCTTTGGCGTAACTATTGGCATGCTCTGGTGCGGTGGCCTGCGCGTTAGGCGAGTACATGCCGTGCTACAAGCAACACGCCTCAGCCCGCATCGGGCCGGCATAGTTACGAAAAAGCAACGCCGAGAGATCAAGCTGTTTCGCACAAACTGCGAAAAATCGACTATAGATTCAGAATGGCAACTTGCCAACATACTCAGAGGATCGTGACCATGGCGTTACACCTCATCCTCCCACAATTCGAAGCCGGCTCAATAGTGCCACCATCGCACTGCCCGCGGCGCGATTGCCGCGGCAAGATGCTGCGGCTGCATCAGCAGGTGGTCAAGCCAGTGCGCGATAGCCCGGATCGCTCGGTAGTGGCCTATCGCTACCAGTGCCTCACCTGCGGGCGTACCTTCCGCGTCTATCCGCACGGTGTGTCGAACGCACATACCTCGCGGCGCGTACAGCATCTGGCGGTGCTGCTGTACTTCTTGGGGCTCAGCTATGGTGCTGTGGCCGAAGTAATGGACGCGCTGAAAGTCTACCTGTCGAAGAGCAGAGTGTACGAGGCGGTGCGCTCTGCAAGCTTCAACGCACCGGTGGCACGCCTGCCCATCCTGCGCAATGTGAACGTCCCGCACCGCAGCAATCGCCGAGTCGTGCTCGAATGCTACAACCACAAGGTTCTGCTCGAGCTCACCCACGACCCGACCGATCGGCTGATTCTGACCCTGCACACCGCCAGTGCCGAAGATGCCCGGCGCTGTAGCGAGCTGATCCAACCGCTCGCCGAGGCGCTGGGGATCGAGATGCAGGTTGGCAACGAGCTGGTACGCGCGGTTGGTGTGGCCTAGCTGCGCAGCACCTATTTCATGACGCGTTGCGCTAAATCAGTGCTTGCAAGTGCCTTTGTTTATGGTACACTGCGTCATGAAGTTGCGACCGGCGAAGGGGAGATGCTATGACCTCGACCAGCGACACCTTTGATTATGTGGTGATTGGCTCTGGCTTTGGCGGTAGCGTTTCGGCGATGCGCCTGACCGAGAAGGGCTACCGGGTGCTGGTGCTCGAGCGCGGCAAGCGCTTCCGCGACGAAGATTTTGCCACAACGACCTGGAATATTCGCAAGTACCTATGGATGCCGGCGGCGCGCTGCTTCGGCATCCTGCAGATCAGCCCGTTTCGCGATGTGTTCGTACTGCATGGTGCGGGCGTAGGCGGCGGCAGCCTGGGCTACGCGAATGTGCTGATGGAGCCGAGCGATGAGCTGTTCGCAGCGCCGGCCTGGCATAAACTGGCCGACTGGAAGAGCGTTTTGCAGCCGCACTACGATACCGCCAAGCGCATGCTCGGCGTGGCGCCCAACCCGCGCCTCTGGCCGGCCGACCATACGCTGCGGCTGATTGCCGGCGAGATGGGCCAGGCCGCCACCTTCCGGCCGACGACGGTCGGCACATTCTTTGGCGCGCCCGGCGTCGAGGTGGCCGATCCATACTTCGGCGGCGAGGGGCCGGCACGCACTGGCTGCATCCACTGCGGCGGCTGTATGGTCGGCTGCCGCCACAACGCCAAAAATACTATGGTCAAGAACTACCTGTTCCTGGCCGAGAAGTGGGGCGCCCAGGTGCGCGCCGAGTGCAATGTGCGCGACATCCAGCCGCTGCCGCATGCCCAGGCCGACGGCGCACGCTACCAGGTTATCTACAATCGCTCGACGGCCTGGCGTAAGGGCAAGCCGACTGTGGTGCGCGCGCGCAATGTGGTGGTGTCGGCCGGTACGCTCGGTACGCTGCGGCTGCTGTTCCGCTGCCGCGATATCACCCGCTCGCTGCCTGGGATCTCGCGGCGGCTGGGCGATATTGTGCGTACCAATAGCGAGGCGCTGCTTGGCGTCGTCAACCGCAGCTTGAAGACCGACTACTCGCAGGGGATCGCGATCACCTCGATCTTCAACGCCGACGCGGTGACGACGATCGAGCCGGTGCGTTACCCGGCCGGCTCGGATCTGATGCGCTTCCTGGCCGGCCCGCTACTCGATAGCGGCACGCTCGGCCGGCGCCTGCTCACTTCGTTCGTCGACATCTTCAAGCGCCCGGCCGATTTCCTGCGCACGCACGTGCTGCCGGGTTGGGCCAAGCGCACGACGATCATGCTGGTGATGCAGACCGAGGACAACCGGATCAAGCTGCGGCTGGGCCGGGCGCTCAGCACGCTCTGGCGGCGCGGCTTGGTGTCGCAGCCCGACGACGAGCACAGCATTCCTACCACCATCCCGATCGGCCATGTCGTGACCAAACGTTTCGCCGAGAAGACCAACGGCATCGCGTCGGGCACGATCAACGAGGCGCTGCTGAACATCCCCATGACGGCGCATATCCTGGGTGGCTGCCCGTTCGGCCTCGACGCGCGTGATGGTGTGGTCGATCTGAGCTGCCAGGTGCATAACTACCCCGGCCTGTACGTGGTCGATGGCTCGATCGTGCCGGCTAACCCCGGCGTCAACCCGAGCCTGACGATCACTGCGCTGGCCGAGTATGCCATGAGCCGCGTACCACACGCCGCCGAGCGCACCGGCGCCCCCAGCGCGCGCCCAACCCAGCCGGGCATGGCGCTGGCCGGCGCGGCCGAGCAGGCCGTGTGATCGGCTTAGCCCACGCTACGCTAGGTGCTCTACCCCTCGCTGCCAGGCTGGAAGCGGGGGGTAGCTGCTTGTTGGCGCATGGCGATGCCACCCCGGCACCTGAAACCTGCCGGGGCAGCGTATCGGCGCGTGGTTGCCGAACGGCAACCCATGAGATCAGAACCTTCTCATTCGGCCGTGCAGCCGCAGCTATACTGGGGTGTGTAGATCTGGGCGCCATAGGGCCGTACCAAGGCGCGTAGGAGGCCCGCCAATGACGAGCGTCGACGCTACCACTGCGGCAAAGGTCGCCGCAGCCGCTGGGTCGCAGCACCCGAGCGGCGATAACCGTTTCAAGCTGCTGGAAGCGACCATGAAGCGCCAGCAATATCAGCCCGATGCGCTGATCGAGGTGCTGCATAAGGCCCAGGAGCTGTTCGGCTACCTCTCGAACGACTTGCTGCTGTATGTTGCGCATAGCCTCAAGCTGCCGCCCAGCCGCGTGTATGGCGTGGCAACGTTCTATCACTTCTTCTCGCTTGCGCCGCAAGGCGAGCACACCTGCGTGGTATGCCTGGGTACTGCCTGTTATGTCAAAGGCTCGGCCAGCCTGCTCGCCGCCGTCGAGCACGAGGTTGGCGTCAAGGCCGGCGCCACCACGCCCGATAACCAGCTCTCGATTGCGACTGCGCGCTGCCTGGGCGCATGCGGCATTGCCCCGGCTACTGTATTCGACGGCACTGTGACCGGCCACCAGACGATCGAGGCGCTGGTGGCACGGGTGCGGGCGGCGTTGGAGGCTTAGCCGGTTGGCAGGTTTATTCGGTTGCAAGGTGGCCGGTAACTCTGCGAACCTGCAACGAGGTGGGGGGGATTATGGATCTGGCCGAGCTACGCGATATTGCCGAGAAGCAGCGCCTGGCACGCAAGCGCATCCGCATTCACTGCTGCACCTCTTCGGGCTGCCAGGCCTCGCGCTCACTCGAGATCAAGCAGCGCCTGACCGATGCGGTGGTGGCCGAGGGCCTGGCCGACGAGGCACAGGTGGTTAGCGTCGGCTGCATGGGCTTCTGCGGCCAGGGGCCGATGGTCGAGGTCGACCCCGACGGCACGCTCTACGAGAAAGTCACGCCCGACCATGCGCCGGCGATCGTCGCCGCGCTCAAGGGTGGCGACGCGCCGGATGTGCCGCGCGGCGACCCGCAGCATCCCTTCTTTGCACGCCAGGTGCATATTGTTCGGAAGAATGGCGGCAAGATCGACCCCGAGCGGATCGAAGAGTACATCGCCGCAGGTGGGTATGCCACCCTGCATCACGTGCTGCACGAGATGACGCCGGCCGAGGTGATTGACGAGATCATCCAGAGCGGCCTGCGCGGCCGCGGCGGCGCGGGCTACTCGACTGGCCTCAAATGGGCGACTGTGGCGAAATCGCCCGGCACGCGTAAGTTCATCGTCTGCAATGGCGACGAGGGCGACCCCGGTGCGTTTATGGATCGCAGCATCCTCGAGAGCGACCCGCACCTGGTGCTCGAGGGCATGGCGATTGCCGCCTATGCCGTTGGCGCCGAGCAGGGCTACCTGTATGTGCGCGGTGAGTATCCGCTGGCGATCAACCGCCTGCAGAAGGCCATCCAGCAGGGTAAGAAGCACGGCGTGCTGGGCAGCCAGATCTTCGAAACCAATGTCAACATTCGCGTCGATATTCGCATTGGCGCGGGCGCGTTTGTGTGTGGTGAAGAGACAGCGCTGATGGCCTCGATTGAGGGCCGCCGCGGTATGCCGCGCGCCCGCCCGCCCTACCCGGCCGAGAGCGGGCTGTGGGGCTGCCCGACGCTGATTAATAATGTCGAGACATTCGCCAACATCGTGCCGATCGTGGCTAACGGCGCCGAGTGGTACGCGTCGTTCGGCACTGCCAAGAGCAAAGGCACCAAAGTGTTCGCGCTCACCGGCCAGATCCGTAACACCGGCCTGATCGAGGTGCCGATGGGCATCACGCTGCGCGAGATTGTTGAAGATCTGGGCGGCGGCGCACCGGGCGGGCAAGTCAAGGCCGTGCAGACCGGCGGGCCATCGGGCGGGTGCATCCCGGCCAGCCTGTTCGACACGCCGGTCGACTACGACTCACTGGCACAGGTCGGGTCGATCATGGGCTCGGGTGGCATGGTCGTGATGGACGAGAGCACCAACATGGTCGACGTGGCCAGCTACTACATGGAATTCTGTAAGGACGAGTCGTGCGGCAAGTGCATCCCTTGCCGGGTCGGCACCGAGCAGATGCACCGGCTGCTTGGCAAGATCCGCGCCGGCCAGGCGACCCAGGCCGACCTCGATCGCCTGACGCAGCTGTGCCGTATGGTCAGGGAGACCAGCCTGTGCGGCCTGGGCCAATCGGCACCCAACCCGGTGCTGAGCACGCTGCGCTACTTCCCCGAAGAATATGCGGCATTTATCGATACGAAGCCGGCCGGTGACGCTCAGCCCGTACACCATGGTCATACCGAAGCACCAGAGGCACGCAGTGCATCACGGGAGGCAGACAGCAGCCAGTAGCGGGGGATGGCGGCGGGGAGCTATCCCGGCTGCCGGCTACCCACTACTTCCTGCCTACTGAAAAGCTATGGCCGTTAAAACACTCTCTATCGACAGCAAACTCGTGAGCGCGCGCGAAGACCAAACTGTTCTGCAGGCGGCGCGCGAGGCCGGCGTGCATATTCCGACGCTGTGCCACCTCGACGGAATCTCCGAGGCCGGCGCATGCCGGCTCTGCCTGGTCGAGATCGGCGGCAGCCCCAAGCTTCAGCCGGCCTGCGTCACGCGCGTGGCCGAGGGCATGGACGTGCGCACCAACACCGAGCGGCTGCGCGATTACCGGCGCATGATCGTGGAATTGCTATTCGCCGAGCGCAACCATGTGTGTTCGGTGTGCGTGGCTAACGGGCACTGCGAGCTGCAAGACCTGGCGATCGAGGTGGGCATGGATCACGTGCGCTTCGAGTATGTGTTTCCGCAATGCGATGTCGATATCACACACCCGCGCTTTGGCATCGACCAGAGCCGCTGCGTGCTGTGTACGCGCTGCGTGCGCGTGTGCGACGAGGTTGAGGGTGTCCATACCTGGGACATCGCCGGGCGCGGCGCTGGCGCGCGCGTGATCACCGATCTGAACCAGCCCTGGGGTAGCGCGCAAAGCTGTACGTCGTGCGGCAAGTGCGCCCTGGCCTGCCCAACCGGGGCGATCTTCCGGCGCGGCTCGACGGTGGCCGAGATGGAGCGCGACTCATCGCGGATCGCGTATATTGTGTCCGCACGCGGTGAACGCTGGTAATGGTGCGCGCACTGCAGCCGGCTTGGTTGGCCTGCGGTAGGGCGCTTGACATGCTTTCGGCCTTCTGCACGCGCAGCGCGCAAAAAGCCTAAAACGCCGGCTGTGTACACCTTTGCGAGGAGCCTTCCCATGAGTAAATTGCGCCTTGCGACCGTTTGGCTGGGTGGCTGCTCGGGATGCCATATGTCGCTGCTCGACATCGACGAGTGGCTGATTGAGCTGGCCGGCCAGGTCGATCTGGTGTATAGCCCGCTGGTTGATGCCAAAGAGTACCCGACCGGCGTCGACCTTGTGCTGGTCGAGGGCGCGGTGGCCAACCAGGATCACCTGCGCATGATTCGCGAGGTGCGCGAGCGCTCGAAGCTGCTGATCAGCTTTGGCGACTGCGCGGTGACGGGCAATGTGACGGCGCTCCGCAACGTGCTGGGTACGGCTGCACCGATCTTGCAGATGGTGTATGCCGAGCGCGCCGACATACAGCCGCAGCTGCCGTACGAGCCGGGCATCGTGCCGGTGCTGCTCGACCGGGTTGAGCCGGTGCATGCGATTGTGCCGGTCGACCTGTACCTGCCGGGCTGCCCGCCGCCGGCCGCGCGCATCCGCGCGCTGCTCGAGCAGCTGCTGGCAGGCGTTGCGCCGCAGCTGGTGGGCCGCGAGATGATTAAGTTCGGGTAGATCGAATGAGGCAACCATGTCGCAGCGTATTGTGATCGACCCGGTCACGCGGATCGAGGGCCACGCCAAAATTACCATCCACCTCGACGATTCGGGCCAGGTGAGCGAGGCGCGCTTCCATGTAACCGAATTTCGCGGGTTCGAGAAGTTCTGCGAGGGCCGCCCGCTCTGGGAGATGGCCGGCATCACCGCGCGGATCTGCGGGATCTGCCCGATTAGCCACCTGCTGGCCTCGGCTAAGGCCGGCGACCGCATCCTGGCGGTGACGATCCCGCCGGTGGCCGAGAAGCTGCGGCGGATGATGAACCTGGGCCAGATCGTGCAGTCGCATGCGCTGAGCTTCTTCCACCTGAGCGCGCCCGACCTGCTGCTGGGCATGGATAGCGACCCGGCCACGCGCAATGTGCTCGGCCTGATCGCGGCCGAGCCTGAGTTGGCGCGCGGCGGCATTCGGCTGCGCCAATTCGGCCAGGAGATTATCGAGGCGCTTGGTGGCCAGAAGATCCACCCGGCCTGGGCTGTGCCGGGTGGCGTGCGCGCGCCGCTGAGCAGCGCCGGGCACGCACACATCCGCGAGCGCCTGCCCGAGGCCCGCACGATCGCGCTTGATGCGCTTGGCCGCTTCAAGCGGCTGCTCGAGCAGCACCGTGAAGCGGCCCATATCTTCGGTAACTTCCCGAGCCTGTTTATGGGCCTGGTCGCGCCCGATGGGGCCTGGGAGCACTACGACGGCCATATTCGCTTTGTCGATAGCGCCGGCAACATCATTGACGACCGGCTCGACCCGGCGCGCTACCGCGAGTATATCGGCGAGGCGGTCGAGCCATGGTCGTACCTGAAGTTCCCATTCTACCGGCCGATGGGCTACCCCGACGGCAGCTACCGCGTCGGGCCGCTGGCACGGCTAAATATCTGCTCGCGTATCGGCACGCCGCTGGCCGATGCCGAGCTGCGCGAGTTCCGCGACCATGGCCACGGCACGGTTACGTCGTCGTTCTTCTTCCACTACGCCCGGCTGATCGAGATTCTGGCGGCGATCGAGCGGATCGAGCTGCTGCTCGACGACCCCGACCTGGCGCCGGGCCAGGCGCTGCCGCTGCGCGCCGACGCTGGTGTCAACCAGCTGGTGGGCGTTGGCGTGAGCGAGGCCCCGCGCGGCACACTCTTTCACGACTATCAGG
The sequence above is drawn from the Candidatus Kouleothrix ribensis genome and encodes:
- a CDS encoding dihydroorotate dehydrogenase-like protein, with translation MSDYLPDAIDLTTSYMGLSLKNPLVASASPLSKKIDLARRLEDAGIAAIVMYSLFEEQITHESRELDHYLTHGTEHYGEALSYFPDLGHYNIGPEPYLDLLHRLKQAVSIPVIGSLNGVSTGGWVDYALRMQEAGADAIELNIYYLPTDPDITSAELEESYVELVRTVRERVHVPIALKLSPFFTALPNMARRFADAGADALVLFNRFYQPDFDLDRLEVVPNLTLSSSNDLRLPLSWIAMLYGRVPVDFALTGGVHDAIDVLKAMMAGANVAMMTSELLSHGIYRVRDILNDLRAWMIEHEYESIEQMRGSMSQRAVAEPAAFERANYMKVLNSFNTRVT
- a CDS encoding GAF domain-containing protein, whose translation is MFDQRDLRPSHLLYVSDVVSNPQNHAEAQFQTLLESAPDAIVIADGNGRIVIVNHQAEILFGYQRDELLGQSVEILLPDQLHERHARYRHNYSIDPRTRPMGLGHTLIARHKSGTEFPTEVSLSPLETEQGLLVTSVIRDISERKGAEAALQRQTAFVQLLQEVAVTANQASGVEEALQQALNQICTHTGWPIGHVYLPDPQGTMLTPTRIWHLENPNRFMAFRKQSEALEFALGVGLIGRVLESKKPVWSGDAGADPAFLRAEVATKNGIHASFAFPVLVGDEVAAVLEFFSLEAAEPDAALLDVMTHVGTQLGRVVERTRSAEQLERRVERRTAHLNALLELSKELLPTRGLDTLLQRAMSNAMALVPEASCGAIYLYESSSNRLAPRASSGFSQLPATNVPATLGALGVAFTTRQAHVANTADEFVALTPEMSDEQRLQLLRALDLRTLPTGALAIPLVAHDQAVGVLLLLRKTGAGKFAAEARATLEGLANLAAAAILEERSARRAATLSNQLASLEEQQRALTERLSSAEAAILQAARLAAVGQLAASIAHEINNPLYAARNCLYLLENELADQRAGSDFLTIAREQLTRIAGIIQRMRDFYRPARGDLAPADINQLLEDTLALAGLNMRESSIEMIFTPDHTLPNVRCNADQLRQVFLNLVLNAIEAMPNGGTLTVRTVAGQNVALIEIQDTGVGIPDDIRVHLFEPFYTNKPNGTGLGLSISAHIVTQHSGQIEVESVEGQGSVFRVVLPYEP
- a CDS encoding DoxX family membrane protein, giving the protein MKANLVSAKGEVTIPDPPIAHVLFSTTKFAWLWAIVRIYLGYQWINAGYHKVTGQGWIDGGAALKGFWANAVKIPEGGRPAIAFDWYRGFIQYMLDSGWYTWFAPLVAFGEVLIGVALIAGAFVGIAAFFGALMNWNFIMAGAASTNAVLFTLAIVLILAWKVAGWYGADRFLLPLVGTPWAWRHTDTPPSSPQVKPSL
- a CDS encoding GMC family oxidoreductase, coding for MTSTSDTFDYVVIGSGFGGSVSAMRLTEKGYRVLVLERGKRFRDEDFATTTWNIRKYLWMPAARCFGILQISPFRDVFVLHGAGVGGGSLGYANVLMEPSDELFAAPAWHKLADWKSVLQPHYDTAKRMLGVAPNPRLWPADHTLRLIAGEMGQAATFRPTTVGTFFGAPGVEVADPYFGGEGPARTGCIHCGGCMVGCRHNAKNTMVKNYLFLAEKWGAQVRAECNVRDIQPLPHAQADGARYQVIYNRSTAWRKGKPTVVRARNVVVSAGTLGTLRLLFRCRDITRSLPGISRRLGDIVRTNSEALLGVVNRSLKTDYSQGIAITSIFNADAVTTIEPVRYPAGSDLMRFLAGPLLDSGTLGRRLLTSFVDIFKRPADFLRTHVLPGWAKRTTIMLVMQTEDNRIKLRLGRALSTLWRRGLVSQPDDEHSIPTTIPIGHVVTKRFAEKTNGIASGTINEALLNIPMTAHILGGCPFGLDARDGVVDLSCQVHNYPGLYVVDGSIVPANPGVNPSLTITALAEYAMSRVPHAAERTGAPSARPTQPGMALAGAAEQAV
- the hoxE gene encoding bidirectional hydrogenase complex protein HoxE, whose protein sequence is MTSVDATTAAKVAAAAGSQHPSGDNRFKLLEATMKRQQYQPDALIEVLHKAQELFGYLSNDLLLYVAHSLKLPPSRVYGVATFYHFFSLAPQGEHTCVVCLGTACYVKGSASLLAAVEHEVGVKAGATTPDNQLSIATARCLGACGIAPATVFDGTVTGHQTIEALVARVRAALEA
- the nuoF gene encoding NADH-quinone oxidoreductase subunit NuoF, with translation MDLAELRDIAEKQRLARKRIRIHCCTSSGCQASRSLEIKQRLTDAVVAEGLADEAQVVSVGCMGFCGQGPMVEVDPDGTLYEKVTPDHAPAIVAALKGGDAPDVPRGDPQHPFFARQVHIVRKNGGKIDPERIEEYIAAGGYATLHHVLHEMTPAEVIDEIIQSGLRGRGGAGYSTGLKWATVAKSPGTRKFIVCNGDEGDPGAFMDRSILESDPHLVLEGMAIAAYAVGAEQGYLYVRGEYPLAINRLQKAIQQGKKHGVLGSQIFETNVNIRVDIRIGAGAFVCGEETALMASIEGRRGMPRARPPYPAESGLWGCPTLINNVETFANIVPIVANGAEWYASFGTAKSKGTKVFALTGQIRNTGLIEVPMGITLREIVEDLGGGAPGGQVKAVQTGGPSGGCIPASLFDTPVDYDSLAQVGSIMGSGGMVVMDESTNMVDVASYYMEFCKDESCGKCIPCRVGTEQMHRLLGKIRAGQATQADLDRLTQLCRMVRETSLCGLGQSAPNPVLSTLRYFPEEYAAFIDTKPAGDAQPVHHGHTEAPEARSASREADSSQ